The following are encoded in a window of Amphibacillus xylanus NBRC 15112 genomic DNA:
- the rnhC gene encoding ribonuclease HIII — protein MGHVVKIVSEQTINKMKEYYQSSLKQTPPHALFSAKVNQTTITAYKSGKVLFQGGNSEQEASRWDGKEATKKKSNSEAAQTHHYSPSPSLFTQSIIGSDEAGTGDYFGPITVAAAYVRSDQIELLRELGVRDSKNLTDQSIEKIAQDILLCEIPYSSMVLPNPKYNQLQARGWTQGKMKTMMHDAVINSLLKKISPTKPDGILIDQFSEPGVYINHLKKENKQLPESTYFITKAESHSIAVATASILARARFVQEMDRLSKNVGFTLPKGASAKVDQAASYIIRDKGEAFLQNIAKVHFANTNKATAYLK, from the coding sequence ATGGGGCATGTTGTAAAAATAGTTTCCGAACAAACAATAAATAAGATGAAAGAGTATTACCAATCCTCACTTAAACAAACACCACCGCACGCTCTTTTTTCAGCTAAAGTTAATCAAACAACGATTACTGCATATAAATCTGGAAAAGTCCTTTTTCAAGGCGGAAATTCTGAACAGGAAGCTAGCCGCTGGGATGGTAAAGAAGCGACTAAGAAGAAGTCCAATTCAGAAGCGGCTCAAACACATCATTACAGCCCTAGTCCGAGCTTATTTACACAATCAATTATCGGCTCTGACGAAGCTGGAACGGGTGATTATTTTGGACCGATTACAGTAGCCGCGGCCTATGTCAGAAGTGATCAAATTGAGCTACTGCGCGAGCTTGGTGTACGTGACTCAAAAAATTTAACCGACCAAAGTATTGAGAAAATAGCTCAAGATATATTACTTTGTGAGATTCCTTACTCATCAATGGTATTACCAAATCCAAAGTATAACCAATTACAAGCACGTGGTTGGACCCAAGGTAAAATGAAAACGATGATGCATGATGCGGTAATCAATTCATTATTAAAAAAGATTTCTCCAACTAAACCTGATGGAATTTTAATCGATCAATTCTCAGAACCAGGCGTTTATATCAATCATTTGAAAAAAGAAAATAAGCAATTACCAGAATCAACTTACTTTATAACGAAAGCAGAGAGTCATTCAATTGCAGTAGCGACCGCTTCAATCCTAGCACGTGCTAGATTTGTCCAAGAGATGGATCGTTTAAGTAAAAATGTTGGTTTCACTTTACCTAAAGGCGCATCAGCAAAAGTCGATCAAGCCGCCAGTTATATTATTCGTGATAAAGGTGAAGCATTTTTACAAAATATCGCCAAAGTTCATTTTGCCAATACAAACAAAGCAACAGCTTATTTAAAATAA
- the zapA gene encoding cell division protein ZapA, with protein sequence MSHVQKTRTTVEIYGRTYTIVGDADKHHVRLVASMVDDKMKEIYQANKSLDTTRLAVLTAVNTMHDYLKLQADYEELLKKIEEKEEH encoded by the coding sequence GTGTCCCATGTACAAAAAACACGAACAACTGTTGAGATCTATGGCCGCACTTATACGATCGTTGGCGACGCAGACAAACATCATGTCCGTCTAGTCGCAAGTATGGTTGATGATAAGATGAAAGAGATTTATCAAGCTAATAAAAGTCTAGATACGACTCGATTAGCAGTTTTAACAGCAGTAAATACGATGCATGATTATCTTAAGCTACAAGCAGATTATGAAGAACTACTAAAAAAAATAGAAGAGAAAGAGGAACATTAG